In Penaeus monodon isolate SGIC_2016 chromosome 41, NSTDA_Pmon_1, whole genome shotgun sequence, a single genomic region encodes these proteins:
- the LOC119598633 gene encoding uncharacterized protein LOC119598633: MAPGRESRRPWVWVAVALGCLLPPRPCAGSVHSSFGDNSGMMTGENANVDYDAMTETVVRLATDTTTLSATLPPYLPRAVTAPPATTSSSTPPPASPPPPPRFHAAPSTTPEPPRIDVDRLGSATRVLVECHATHGGASISSSTGITAPVTAAPVTGLAEGSTPPPAVASGEGEAEVDLSAVEVGEDSTVVGVEALQCRRVGVVGALPDWASTLTISTPGTLSLAPGWSAVATELWMRAAGGLEHKGDLCALLPPTLRFLDASRTRLGELVVGSSCVPLRRVEAAHSALSRVSLCTPALVTLHVSGNEVSGSLEWAACAGGVAAVELLQANHNELKTASTCGWPSLHTLDLRHNRLTALDLTTCPPTNLTRVTAARNLLQTPPELTPTLLHVDLSRNSLTELPALTPALLTADFSHNGIVEVGKHRFKRARNLLHLKLAHNHLTQLHAHDLSGLRELLTLDVSHNRLREVSAGSFRHLRHLQRLHLQHNHLTTLDARDLAALTPRTHAILHHNPWACTCSLLTALQQLQNCATCQHQIVGVECKERGEWVAARAVLRSCLQAVKDVTQRLQDESDEDLSEEDPADDPLSSSGDGEGAVMVVPGLVVLLVGAVAVALGYRLYRKHRRNVRATLAPLCCGCCGTVPPVTTLGNNHHHSLQHRHLPNADNDSDTETEL; this comes from the exons ATGGCGCCCGGTCGCGAAAGCAGGCGCCCGTGGGTGTGGGTCGCGGTGGCGCTCGGCTGCCTGCTGCCGCCCCGCCCCTGCGCCGGCAGCGTCCACTCGTCCTTCGGGGACAACTCGGGAATGATGACTGGCGAAAACGCCAACGTGGACTACGATGCCATGACAGAGACCGTCGTCAGACTGGCCACTGACACCACCACCCTCTCGGCCACCTTGCCGCCTTACCTCCCGCGAGCCGTCACCGCCCCGCccgccaccacctcctcttccacgcCGCCGCctgcgtcgccgccgccgccgcctcgcttCCACGCCGCGCCCTCCACCACGCCGGAGCCGCCCCGCATCGACGTCGACCGGCTGGGCAGCGCCACCCGCGTGCTGGTCGAGTGCCACGCGACCCACGGCGGCGCCTCCATCAGCTCGTCGACGGGCATCACTGCGCCTGTCACCGCGGCGCCCGTGACCGGGCTCGCCGAGGGTTCCACCCCGCCGCCCGCGGTGGCGTCGGGCGAGGGCGAGGCGGAGGTGGATCTGAGCGCGGTGGAGGTGGGCGAGGACAGCACCGTGGTGGGAGTGGAGGCCCTGCAGTGCCGGCGGGTGGGCGTGGTCGGCGCCCTCCCAGACTGGGCCTCCACCCTCACCATCTCCACGCCTGGCACCCTGTCGCTCGCCCCCGGCTGGTCTGCCGTCGCCACGGAGCTGTGGAtgcgggcggcgggcgggttGGAGCACAAGGGCGACCTGTGCGCCCTCCTGCCGCCCACGCTGCGGTTCCTGGACGCGTCGCGCACCCGCCTCGGGGAGCTGGTGGTGGGGTCGTCGTGCGTCCCCCTGCGGCGCGTGGAGGCCGCCCACTCGGCCCTCTCGCGGGTGTCGCTCTGTACGCCCGCGCTCGTCACGCTCCACGTCTCCGGCAACGAGGTGTCCGGCAGCCTGGAGTGGGCGGCCTGCGCGGGCGGGGTGGCGGCCGTGGAGCTGCTGCAGGCCAACCACAACGAGCTGAAGACGGCCTCCACGTGCGGGTGGCCGAGCCTGCACACCCTCGACCTGCGTCACAACCGCCTCACCGCCCTCGACCTCACGACCTGCCCGCCCACAAACCTCACTCGCGTCACCGCCGCCCGCAACCTCCTCCAGACGCCGCCCGAACTCACGCCCACCCTCCTGCACGTCGATCTCTCGCGCAACAGTCTGACGGAGCTGCCTGCGCTCACGCCCGCGCTGCTG ACGGCCGATTTCTCGCACAACGGCATAGTGGAGGTCGGGAAGCACAGGTTCAAGCGAGCCAGGAACCTTCTCCATCTGAAACTGGCGCACAATCACCTCACTCAGCTCCACG CGCACGACTTAAGCGGCCTCCGGGAACTGCTCACGCTCGACGTCAGCCACAACCGCCTGCGGGAGGTATCAGCTGGATCCTTCCGCCACCTGCGCCATCTGCAGCGGCTCCACCTGCAGCACAACCACCTGACAACCCTTGACGCCCGTGATCTGGCAGCGCTGACGCCCCGCACCCACGCCATCCTGCACCACAACCCGTGGGCGTGCACGTGCTCCCTCTTGACGGCGCTGCAACAGCTTCAGAACTGCGCCACATGCCAGCACCAG ATCGTGGGCGTGGAGTGCAAGGAGCGCGGGGAGTGGGTGGCGGCGCGGGCGGTCCTGCGCTCGTGCCTGCAGGCCGTGAAGGACGTGACGCAGCGCCTGCAGGACGAGTCTGACGAGGACCTGTCGGAGGAGGACCCAGCGGACGACCCCCTGAGCAGCAGCGGCGACGGCGAGGGCGCGGTCATGGTGGTGCCCGGGCTGGTGGTGCTGCTGGTGGGCGCGGTGGCCGTGGCGCTCGGGTACCGCCTCTACCGCAAGCATCGCCGCAACGTCAGGGCCACGCTGGCGCCCCTCTGCTGCGGCTGCTGCGGCACCGTGCCCCCCGTGACCACGCTGggcaacaaccaccaccacagccTGCAGCACCGCCACCTGCCCAACGCCGACAACGACTCCGACACGGAGACGGAGCTCTGA